From Camelus dromedarius isolate mCamDro1 chromosome 12, mCamDro1.pat, whole genome shotgun sequence, the proteins below share one genomic window:
- the FJX1 gene encoding four-jointed box protein 1 → MGRRMRGAAATAGLWLLALGSLLALWSGLLPPRTEPPASRPPEDRLPRRPARSGDQEPAPRFPLLPPLARDARGGSLKTFRALLTLAAGADGPPGQPLGERMRHVPTRRPQREKRAAVHGGVFWSRGLEEQVPRGFSETQAAAWLEAARGARVVALERGGCGRSSNRLARFADGTRACVRYGINPEQIQGEALSYYLARLLGLQRHVPPLALARVEARGAQWAQVQEELRAAHWTEGSVVSLTRWLPNLTDVVVPAPWRSEDGHLRPLRAAGGELANRSQAELVDLVQWTDLILFDYLTANFDRLVSNLFSLQWDPRVMQRATSNLHRGPGGALVFLDNEAGLVHGYRVAGMWDKYNEPLLQSVCVFRERTARRVLELHRGQDAAARLLRLYQHHEPRFPELAALAEPHAQLLQRRLDFLAKHILHCKAKYGR, encoded by the coding sequence ATGGGCAGGAGGATGCGGGGCGCTGCCGCCACCGCGGGGCTCTGGCTGCTGGCGCTGGGCTCGCTGCTGGCGCTGTGGAGCGGGCTCCTGCCGCCGCGGACCGAGCCGCCAGCCTCCCGGCCGCCCGAAGACCGACTCCCGCGGCGCCCGGCCCGGAGCGGAGACCAGGAGCCCGCGCCCCGCTTTCCTCTGCTCCCGCCCCTGGCGCGGGACGCCCGCGGCGGCTCCCTGAAAACTTTCCGGGCGCTGCTCACCTTAGCGGCGGGTGCAGACGGCCCGCCCGGGCAGCCTCTGGGTGAGCGCATGCGGCACGTGCCAACCAGACGGCCACAACGGGAGAAACGCGCCGCGGTGCACGGGGGCGTCTTCTGGAGCCGCGGCCTGGAGGAGCAGGTGCCCCGGGGCTTCTCCGAGACCCAGGCGGCGGCGTGGCTGGAGGCGGCGCGCGGCGCCCGTGTGGTGGCCCTGGAGCGCGGGGGCTGCGGGCGCAGCTCCAACCGGCTGGCCCGCTTCGCCGACGGCACCCGCGCCTGCGTGCGCTACGGCATCAACCCTGAGCAGATACAGGGCGAGGCCCTGTCCTACTACCTGGCGCGCCTGCTGGGCCTCCAGCGCCACGTGCCGCCCCTGGCACTAGCCCGGGTGGAGGCTCGGGGCGCGCAGTGGGCTCAGGTGCAGGAGGAGCTTCGTGCCGCGCACTGGACAGAGGGTAGCGTGGTAAGCCTAACTCGCTGGCTGCCCAACCTCACGGACGTGGTGGTGCCCGCGCCCTGGCGCTCCGAGGACGGCCATCTACGGCCCCTGCGCGCCGCCGGGGGCGAGCTGGCCAACCGCAGCCAGGCGGAGCTGGTGGACCTGGTGCAATGGACAGACTTGATCCTCTTCGACTATCTGACGGCCAACTTCGACCGGCTAGTCAGCAACCTCTTCAGCCTGCAGTGGGACCCGCGGGTCATGCAGCGCGCCACAAGCAACCTGCACCGCGGCCCCGGCGGGGCGCTGGTTTTTCTGGACAACGAGGCGGGCTTGGTGCACGGCTACCGGGTGGCGGGCATGTGGGACAAGTATAACGAGCCGCTGCTGCAGTCAGTATGCGTGTTCCGCGAGCGGACAGCGCGGCGCGTCCTGGAGCTGCACCGCGGCCAGGACGCGGCCGCCCGGCTACTGCGCCTCTACCAGCACCACGAGCCTCGCTTCCCGGAGCTGGCTGCGCTCGCCGAGCCCCACGCTCAGCTGCTACAGCGCCGCCTGGACTTCCTCGCCAAGCACATTTTGCACTGTAAGGCTAAGTACGGCCGCTGA